A genomic window from Populus nigra chromosome 7, ddPopNigr1.1, whole genome shotgun sequence includes:
- the LOC133699123 gene encoding rop guanine nucleotide exchange factor 1-like, producing MGSVSSDDDGGGSERCGSYSLSADVSESESCTSTSSFSCRRGFGRDGGGGGAVSSSMTSSPRPLPGGFCFPAPVMVPVIGGKDVVVWDSKNEKRGDADLSEVEMMKERFAKLLLGEDMSGGGKGVCTALAISNAITNLSATVFGELWRLEPLALQKKSMWKREMEWLLCVSDSIVELVPSIQQFPGGGTYEVMATRPRSDLYVNLPALKKLDAMLITMLDGFSETEFWYVDRGIVVGDGGGCDTYPSGISGGRPSIRQEDKWWLPCPKVPPDGLSEDARKRLQQCRDCTNQILKAAMAINSSVLVEMEIPTAYMETLPKNGKACLGDIIYRYITAEKFSPECLLDCLDLSTEHHTLEIANRVEAAVHIWKQKDHRKHIHNKNIKHSSWGGKVKGFVADTHKNQILAQRAETLLQSLRLRYPGLPQTALDMNKIQYNKDVGQSILESYSRVTESLAFNIMARIDDVLFVDDATKQCAAAESISLFNRGGLGGHPIQKRMSPSPFSIKQSPFASPYGTPTYFASTPVSGSPARVPPSQKRGNPKEASDQKFEKPLSPDLERVWSYAGNISSRRVSGDAPERD from the exons ATGGGGAGCGTGTCTTCTGATGATGATGGAGGTGGTAGTGAGAGGTGTGGGAGTTATAGTTTGAGTGCTGACGTCAGCGAGTCTGAAAGTTGTACCAGTACGAGTAGTTTCTCGTGTCGGCGAGGGTTTGGTCGTgatggcggcggcggcggcgctGTGTCGAGTTCGATGACCTCATCTCCGCGTCCGCTGCCTGGAGGTTTCTGTTTCCCGGCGCCGGTTATGGTTCCGGTTATTGGCGGTAAGGATGTGGTGGTTTGGGACTCGAAGAACGAGAAACGAGGGGACGCTGATTTGtctg AGGTTGAAATGATGAAAGAAAGATTTGCTAAGCTGCTTCTAGGAGAGGACATGTCTGGTGGTGGTAAAGGAGTCTGTACTGCACTCGCCATCTCAAATGCCATCACAAATCTATCTg CCACTGTTTTCGGCGAGTTGTGGAGGTTGGAGCCATTGGCGCTGCAAAAGAAGTCCATGTGGAAAAGGGAAATGGAATGGTTGTTATGTGTTAGTGATTCGATTGTTGAGCTTGTACCTTCGATACAACAATTTCCTGGTGGGGGAACTTATGAGGTTATGGCAACTAGACCACGCTCGGATTTATATGTGAATCTGCCTGCACTCAAGAAGCTTGATGCTATGTTGATTACTATGCTTGATGGTTTTAGTGAAACGGAGTTTTGGTATGTTGATCGGGGGATAGTTGTGGGTGATGGTGGTGGCTGTGATACATATCCATCGGGTATTTCTGGTGGGAGGCCTTCTATTAGGCAGGAAGACAAATGGTGGTTGCCGTGTCCAAAAGTGCCACCAGATGGGTTGTCAGAAGATGCGAGGAAGAGGTTGCAGCAGTGCAGAGATTGCACCAATCAGATATTGAAGGCAGCAATGGCTATTAATAGCAGCGTGCTGGTTGAGATGGAAATACCCACTGCTTATATGGAGACCTTGCCCAAG AATGGAAAAGCTTGCCTTGGTGATATCATCTACCGCTACATAACTGCTGAGAAGTTCTCACCTGAATGTCTCCTAGATTGCCTTGACCTCTCAACAGAGCATCATACTCTGGAAATAGCAAACAGAGTTGAGGCAGCAGTGCATATCTGGAAGCAGAAAGATCATAGAAAACATatccataacaaaaatattaagcaCTCGTCATGGGGTGGCAAGGTCAAGGGCTTCGTTGCAGATACACACAAGAATCAGATTTTGGCCCAACGAGCTGAAACTCTCCTGCAGAGCTTAAGGCTTCGTTACCCTGGCCTCCCACAAACAGCTTTGGACATGAACAAGATTCAATATAACAAG GATGTTGGGCAGTCAATTCTTGAAAGCTACTCGAGAGTTACGGAGAGCTTGGCCTTCAACATTATGGCAAGGATAGATGATGTTCTTTTTGTTGATGATGCCACAAAGCAATGTGCTGCAGCAGAATCCATATCCCTCTTCAACAGAGGAGGATTAGGAGGCCACCCTATCCAGAAGCGAATGTCTCCTAGCCCCTTCTCAATCAAACAAAGCCCCTTTGCCTCTCCGTATGGAACCCCAACTTATTTTGCTTCTACTCCAGTTTCCGGAAGCCCAGCAAGGGTGCCACCTTCTCAAAAGAGGGGCAATCCTAAGGAAGCATCCgatcaaaagtttgaaaaacCGTTGTCACCTGACTTAGAGAGGGTTTGGTCATATGCTGGCAACATCAGTTCAAGAAGAGTTTCTGGGGATGCTCCTGAACGAGATTGA
- the LOC133698982 gene encoding F-box/LRR-repeat protein 10-like isoform X4 has product MFDVPLFLRHKFAQVWALASEKLTSLEIGCVSSVMVTELLSPSLGHHRSPNHVRPPILPGIQRLCLSVDYITDTMVSTISNVLLSLTHLDLRDAPLIEPTSAYDLTNSGLQQINQHGKLKHLSLVRSQEFLITYFRRVNDLGMLLMADKCANMESICLGGFCRVTDTGFKTILHSCSSLYKLRVSYGTHLTDLVFHDISATALSLTHVSLRWCNLLTNHAIKNLVSNTHLKILDLRDCKHLGDGALRSISTLPELKILLLDGSDISDFGLSYLRGVINSLVSLSVRGCKRLTDKCISALFEGSSKLELQQLDLSNLPNLSDNGVLTLAKCRVPISELRMRQCPLIGDASVMALASMQVDEDRWHGCRLRLLDLYNCGGITQLLFWWLKKPYFPRLRWLGVTGSVSRDIVDALARNRPFLHVAWHAEELGSNQWDNSHGLYMHDYDEVDELEQLLEEGEYIDEEMMDVDNDAELL; this is encoded by the coding sequence ATGTTTGATGTCCCATTATTTCTTCGTCATAAGTTTGCTCAAGTATGGGCTTTGGCTTCAGAAAAACTCACTTCTCTTGAGATTGGGTGTGTTTCTTCAGTGATGGTAACTGAACTGCTTAGCCCAAGTTTGGGACATCATCGATCACCAAATCATGTTCGACCACCCATTCTGCCTGGCATTCAGAGATTGTGCCTTTCTGTAGACTATATTACTGACACCATGGTTAGCACAATATCGAATGTTCTCTTGTCCTTGACACATTTGGACCTTCGAGATGCCCCTCTCATAGAACCAACAAGTGCATATGATCTCACCAACTCTGGTCTTCAGCAGATTAATCAGCATGGAAAATTGAAACATCTCTCATTGGTTCGAAGCCAAGAATTCCTCATCACATATTTTAGACGTGTTAATGATCTGGGAATGCTGTTAATGGCTGACAAGTGTGCAAACATGGAAAGTATTTGTCTTGGAGGCTTTTGTCGAGTTACAGATACCGGATTCAAAACAATCTTGCATTCATGCTCTAGTCTCTACAAGCTCAGGGTGTCTTATGGAACCCATTTAACTGATCTGGTCTTTCATGACATTTCTGCGACAGCTCTGTCTTTAACTCATGTGAGCTTGAGATGGTGCAACCTTTTAACCAACCATGCAATAAAGAATTTGGTATCAAACACGCACCTTAAAATTCTTGACTTGAGAGACTGCAAACACCTTGGGGATGGAGCCCTAAGATCTATCAGCACTCTTCCGGAGTTGAAGATTTTACTACTGGATGGCTCCGATATAAGTGATTTTGGATTGTCATACTTAAGAGGAGTTATAAATTCGTTAGTTTCTCTGTCTGTGAGAGGGTGTAAGAGACTTACAGATAAATGCATCTCTGCCTTATTTGAAGGCTCTTCTAAACTAGAGTTACAACAATTGGACCTATCAAATCTTCCTAATCTCTCGGATAATGGAGTTCTGACACTCGCAAAATGTAGGGTTCCAATTTCCGAACTTAGAATGCGACAGTGTCCACTCATCGGTGATGCATCAGTCATGGCATTAGCATCAATGCAGGTTGATGAGGACAGATGGCATGGTTGTAGACTGCGGTTGTTGGATCTATACAACTGTGGCGGTATAACACAACTTTTGTTCTGGTGGTTAAAGAAACCCTATTTTCCAAGGTTGAGATGGTTGGGAGTGACAGGAAGTGTAAGTCGGGATATTGTAGATGCTTTAGCTAGGAATAGACCATTCCTGCATGTGGCATGGCATGCCGAGGAGCTGGGGTCCAACCAGTGGGATAACTCACATGGTTTATACATGCATGACTACGATGAGGTGGATGAACTTGAACAACTTCTCGAAGAAGGTGAATATATTGATGAGGAGATGATGGATGTTGATAACGATGCAGAACTCCTGTAG
- the LOC133698982 gene encoding F-box/LRR-repeat protein 10-like isoform X1 codes for MASPEEEEEEQEEEESLDQLPGTVLATIISKLDVASICSVASTCKTFNACASHILTFIPSFHLLDIAPSIDLLKPLMPPNPYLKSLKLDCARLDDSAINVFVRDSFHELYLHNCANFSGKLLSEIGGKCADLRYLYLESVAEKRGRPIHISDLEELLRGCTQLEELILMFDVPLFLRHKFAQVWALASEKLTSLEIGCVSSVMVTELLSPSLGHHRSPNHVRPPILPGIQRLCLSVDYITDTMVSTISNVLLSLTHLDLRDAPLIEPTSAYDLTNSGLQQINQHGKLKHLSLVRSQEFLITYFRRVNDLGMLLMADKCANMESICLGGFCRVTDTGFKTILHSCSSLYKLRVSYGTHLTDLVFHDISATALSLTHVSLRWCNLLTNHAIKNLVSNTHLKILDLRDCKHLGDGALRSISTLPELKILLLDGSDISDFGLSYLRGVINSLVSLSVRGCKRLTDKCISALFEGSSKLELQQLDLSNLPNLSDNGVLTLAKCRVPISELRMRQCPLIGDASVMALASMQVDEDRWHGCRLRLLDLYNCGGITQLLFWWLKKPYFPRLRWLGVTGSVSRDIVDALARNRPFLHVAWHAEELGSNQWDNSHGLYMHDYDEVDELEQLLEEGEYIDEEMMDVDNDAELL; via the exons ATGGCTAGCCctgaagaagaggaggaggagcaggaggaggaggagagctTGGATCAGCTACCAGGAACAGTGCTTGCAACCATAATTTCAAAACTCGACGTGGCATCAATCTGCTCCGTTGCTTCCACCTGCAAGACCTTCAACGCTTGTGCTTCTCATATCCTCACTTTCATCCCCAGTTTTCACCTCCTT GATATTGCGCCgtcaattgatttattaaagccTTTAATGCCTCCCAATCCTTACCTTAAAAGCCTGAAGCTTGACTGCGCCCGACTTGATGATTCTGCTATTAATGTTTTCGTTCGGGATTCCTTTCATGAACTTTATTTACATAATTGCGCAAATTTTAGTGGGAAATTGCTTTCTGAGATTGGAGGAAAGTGCGCCGATTTAAG GTATCTGTACTTGGAATCAGTGGCTGAAAAAAGAGGGCGCCCTATTCATATATCTGATCTGGAGGAGTTACTCAGAGGTTGCACGCAATTAGAA GAACTGATTTTGATGTTTGATGTCCCATTATTTCTTCGTCATAAGTTTGCTCAAGTATGGGCTTTGGCTTCAGAAAAACTCACTTCTCTTGAGATTGGGTGTGTTTCTTCAGTGATGGTAACTGAACTGCTTAGCCCAAGTTTGGGACATCATCGATCACCAAATCATGTTCGACCACCCATTCTGCCTGGCATTCAGAGATTGTGCCTTTCTGTAGACTATATTACTGACACCATGGTTAGCACAATATCGAATGTTCTCTTGTCCTTGACACATTTGGACCTTCGAGATGCCCCTCTCATAGAACCAACAAGTGCATATGATCTCACCAACTCTGGTCTTCAGCAGATTAATCAGCATGGAAAATTGAAACATCTCTCATTGGTTCGAAGCCAAGAATTCCTCATCACATATTTTAGACGTGTTAATGATCTGGGAATGCTGTTAATGGCTGACAAGTGTGCAAACATGGAAAGTATTTGTCTTGGAGGCTTTTGTCGAGTTACAGATACCGGATTCAAAACAATCTTGCATTCATGCTCTAGTCTCTACAAGCTCAGGGTGTCTTATGGAACCCATTTAACTGATCTGGTCTTTCATGACATTTCTGCGACAGCTCTGTCTTTAACTCATGTGAGCTTGAGATGGTGCAACCTTTTAACCAACCATGCAATAAAGAATTTGGTATCAAACACGCACCTTAAAATTCTTGACTTGAGAGACTGCAAACACCTTGGGGATGGAGCCCTAAGATCTATCAGCACTCTTCCGGAGTTGAAGATTTTACTACTGGATGGCTCCGATATAAGTGATTTTGGATTGTCATACTTAAGAGGAGTTATAAATTCGTTAGTTTCTCTGTCTGTGAGAGGGTGTAAGAGACTTACAGATAAATGCATCTCTGCCTTATTTGAAGGCTCTTCTAAACTAGAGTTACAACAATTGGACCTATCAAATCTTCCTAATCTCTCGGATAATGGAGTTCTGACACTCGCAAAATGTAGGGTTCCAATTTCCGAACTTAGAATGCGACAGTGTCCACTCATCGGTGATGCATCAGTCATGGCATTAGCATCAATGCAGGTTGATGAGGACAGATGGCATGGTTGTAGACTGCGGTTGTTGGATCTATACAACTGTGGCGGTATAACACAACTTTTGTTCTGGTGGTTAAAGAAACCCTATTTTCCAAGGTTGAGATGGTTGGGAGTGACAGGAAGTGTAAGTCGGGATATTGTAGATGCTTTAGCTAGGAATAGACCATTCCTGCATGTGGCATGGCATGCCGAGGAGCTGGGGTCCAACCAGTGGGATAACTCACATGGTTTATACATGCATGACTACGATGAGGTGGATGAACTTGAACAACTTCTCGAAGAAGGTGAATATATTGATGAGGAGATGATGGATGTTGATAACGATGCAGAACTCCTGTAG
- the LOC133698983 gene encoding heterodimeric geranylgeranyl pyrophosphate synthase small subunit, chloroplastic-like: protein MVVSSLIAIPSPLTTTIYLPVKSPNLYTKKLGKMSKIQCSLSVSNQSKTAQFDLKTYWTTLIGEINQELDQAVPIQYPDKIYEAMRYSVLAKGAKRAPPVMCVAACELFGGNRLAAFPTACALEMVHAASLIHDDLPCMDDDPSRRGQPSNHTIYGVDMAILAGDALFPLGFSHIVSQTPSDLVPEPRLLRVIAEIARAVGSRGMAAGQFLDLEGGPNAVEFVQEKKYGEMGECSAVCGGLLAGATDDEIQRLRRYGRAVGVLYEVVDDILEAKTMKSKLDEEEKRKKGKSYVAVYGVEKATEVAEELRAKAKKELDGFEKYGESVVPLYSFVDYAADRGFSFGESI from the exons ATGGTGGTATCTTCTCTTATAGCAATACCATCACCACTTACTACTACTATCTACCTCCCTGTAAAAAGCCCAAATCTTTACACTAAAAAACTTGGCAAAATGTCAAAAATTCAATGTTCTTTATCAGTTTCAAACCAATCAAAGACAGCCCAGTTTGATTTAAAGACTTATTGGACAACCTTGATTGGAGAAATCAATCAGGAACTAGACCAAGCTGTTCCTATTCAGTATCCAGATAAGATTTATGAGGCCATGAGGTATTCTGTTCTTGCAAAAGGTGCTAAAAGAGCCCCTCCAGTTATGTGTGTTGCTGCTTGTGAACTCTTTGGTGGTAATCGCCTCGCCGCCTTCCCTACTGCTTGTGCTCTTGAAATG GTTCATGCAGCTTCGTTGATCCATGACGACCTTCCCTGCATGGATGATGACCCATCACGACGAGGTCAACCATCAAACCACACAATTTATGGTGTTGATATGGCAATCCTTGCCGGGGATGCGCTCTTCCCTCTTGGCTTTAGCCATATTGTCTCCCAGACGCCTTCTGACCTTGTACCAGAGCCACGACTTCTCCGCGTGATTGCTGAGATTGCTCGTGCTGTGGGGTCCAGAGGCATGGCTGCCGGGCAGTTCCTAGACCTTGAGGGCGGCCCTAATGCTGTTGAATTTGTTCAAGAGAAGAAATATGGTGAAATGGGTGAGTGCTCTGCAGTGTGTGGAGGATTGCTAGCTGGTGCTACGGATGATGAGATACAGAGATTGAGGAGATATGGAAGAGCTGTTGGTGTATTATATGAAGTCGTTGATGACATCTTGGAAGCAAAAACGATGAAGAGCAAGTTAGAtgaggaggagaagagaaagaaagggaagagcTATGTTGCTGTATACGGGGTTGAGAAGGCTACAGAGGTGGCGGAGGAGCTGAGAGCCAAGGCTAAAAAGGAACTGGATGGCTTTGAGAAATACGGCGAGAGTGTAGTGCCACTCTACAGCTTCGTGGACTACGCTGCTGATAGAGGTTTCAGTTTTGGCGAGTCAATTTAA
- the LOC133698982 gene encoding F-box/LRR-repeat protein 10-like isoform X3 gives MTKKCLELILMFDVPLFLRHKFAQVWALASEKLTSLEIGCVSSVMVTELLSPSLGHHRSPNHVRPPILPGIQRLCLSVDYITDTMVSTISNVLLSLTHLDLRDAPLIEPTSAYDLTNSGLQQINQHGKLKHLSLVRSQEFLITYFRRVNDLGMLLMADKCANMESICLGGFCRVTDTGFKTILHSCSSLYKLRVSYGTHLTDLVFHDISATALSLTHVSLRWCNLLTNHAIKNLVSNTHLKILDLRDCKHLGDGALRSISTLPELKILLLDGSDISDFGLSYLRGVINSLVSLSVRGCKRLTDKCISALFEGSSKLELQQLDLSNLPNLSDNGVLTLAKCRVPISELRMRQCPLIGDASVMALASMQVDEDRWHGCRLRLLDLYNCGGITQLLFWWLKKPYFPRLRWLGVTGSVSRDIVDALARNRPFLHVAWHAEELGSNQWDNSHGLYMHDYDEVDELEQLLEEGEYIDEEMMDVDNDAELL, from the exons ATGACAAAGAAATGTTTG GAACTGATTTTGATGTTTGATGTCCCATTATTTCTTCGTCATAAGTTTGCTCAAGTATGGGCTTTGGCTTCAGAAAAACTCACTTCTCTTGAGATTGGGTGTGTTTCTTCAGTGATGGTAACTGAACTGCTTAGCCCAAGTTTGGGACATCATCGATCACCAAATCATGTTCGACCACCCATTCTGCCTGGCATTCAGAGATTGTGCCTTTCTGTAGACTATATTACTGACACCATGGTTAGCACAATATCGAATGTTCTCTTGTCCTTGACACATTTGGACCTTCGAGATGCCCCTCTCATAGAACCAACAAGTGCATATGATCTCACCAACTCTGGTCTTCAGCAGATTAATCAGCATGGAAAATTGAAACATCTCTCATTGGTTCGAAGCCAAGAATTCCTCATCACATATTTTAGACGTGTTAATGATCTGGGAATGCTGTTAATGGCTGACAAGTGTGCAAACATGGAAAGTATTTGTCTTGGAGGCTTTTGTCGAGTTACAGATACCGGATTCAAAACAATCTTGCATTCATGCTCTAGTCTCTACAAGCTCAGGGTGTCTTATGGAACCCATTTAACTGATCTGGTCTTTCATGACATTTCTGCGACAGCTCTGTCTTTAACTCATGTGAGCTTGAGATGGTGCAACCTTTTAACCAACCATGCAATAAAGAATTTGGTATCAAACACGCACCTTAAAATTCTTGACTTGAGAGACTGCAAACACCTTGGGGATGGAGCCCTAAGATCTATCAGCACTCTTCCGGAGTTGAAGATTTTACTACTGGATGGCTCCGATATAAGTGATTTTGGATTGTCATACTTAAGAGGAGTTATAAATTCGTTAGTTTCTCTGTCTGTGAGAGGGTGTAAGAGACTTACAGATAAATGCATCTCTGCCTTATTTGAAGGCTCTTCTAAACTAGAGTTACAACAATTGGACCTATCAAATCTTCCTAATCTCTCGGATAATGGAGTTCTGACACTCGCAAAATGTAGGGTTCCAATTTCCGAACTTAGAATGCGACAGTGTCCACTCATCGGTGATGCATCAGTCATGGCATTAGCATCAATGCAGGTTGATGAGGACAGATGGCATGGTTGTAGACTGCGGTTGTTGGATCTATACAACTGTGGCGGTATAACACAACTTTTGTTCTGGTGGTTAAAGAAACCCTATTTTCCAAGGTTGAGATGGTTGGGAGTGACAGGAAGTGTAAGTCGGGATATTGTAGATGCTTTAGCTAGGAATAGACCATTCCTGCATGTGGCATGGCATGCCGAGGAGCTGGGGTCCAACCAGTGGGATAACTCACATGGTTTATACATGCATGACTACGATGAGGTGGATGAACTTGAACAACTTCTCGAAGAAGGTGAATATATTGATGAGGAGATGATGGATGTTGATAACGATGCAGAACTCCTGTAG
- the LOC133699124 gene encoding F-box protein SKIP23-like yields MAEWTHLPKDLMELISKRLDTSTDLLRFRSVCNSWRSSIPPEPPCLSSNTFKILPNDGISHTSFGFSLFKRTVFLVGLPNSHNQTDTQGWLIKIEEDVPGKKHLFDPLSRCRSTSLPNNLPRVLDLTNLRIRELGHEYVLHHLNYKPNSSSFTDAGNLYMEKVVMIWLNSITEFVLLTIHVSGKLAIFKSGDKRWTIINEMSSPFDDVIVYKGRFYAVDNTGRTVVVAMDTNLGLVGNPVFGGDKKYLVESKGDLLLVDMYLSIDSDEGLSIGHDVVQDLVQYMSERTVWFKVFKLNEEGKCWIEVNDLENRVLFLGDDLTFSASASELSGCKGNCIFFNDDFFYSRGEGDDGSLFGRDIGVFELESGCIGPLRNFPDYSKMFWPPPDWVASTSLEVQNQNQLEELSIAK; encoded by the exons ATGGCAGAATGGACCCATCTACCAAAAGACCTCATGGAACTAATCTCCAAACGCCTAGACACCTCCACAGACCTCCTCCGTTTCCGTTCCGTCTGCAATTCATGGCGATCCTCAATCCCCCCTGAACCTCCCTGTTTATCTTCAAACACCTTCAAGATCCTCCCTAACGACGGTATATCCCACACCTCTTTTGGGTTTTCTCTGTTCAAGCGAACTGTGTTCCTTGTTGGGTTACCGAATTCCCATAACCAAACAGACACACAAGGCTGGCTTATCAAAATCGAAGAAGATGTGCCTGGTAAGAAACACTTGTTTGATCCTTTATCGCGGTGCAGGTCAACTTCTTTGCCTAATAATCTTCCTCGTGTTCTAGATTTAACGAATCTAAGAATTCGTGAATTGGGTCATGAATATGTTTTGCATCATCTTAATTATAAGCCGAATTCGTCTAGTTTCACTGATGCCGGTAATTTATATATGGAGAAAGTTGTGATGATTTGGTTAAATTCCATAACCGAGTTTGTATTGTTAACTATTCATGTTTCTGGAAAATTGGCCATCTTTAAGAGTGGGGATAAGAGATGGactattattaatgaaatgtCATCGCCTTTTGATGATGTTATTGTTTATAAAGGGAGGTTTTATGCTGTGGATAATACGGGGAGGACTGTGGTAGTTGCAATGGATACGAATTTGGGTTTAGTTGGGAATCCGGTTTTTGGTGGGGATAAGAAGTATTTGGTTGAGTCGAAGGGGGATTTGTTGTTGGTTGATATGTATTTGAGTATTGATTCTGATGAAGGGTTGAGTATCGGTCATGATGTTGTGCAGGATCTTGTTCAGTATATGAGTGAGAGGACGGTTTGGTTTAAGGTTTTTAAGTTGAATGAAGAAGGGAAATGTTGGATTGAGGTGAATGATTTGGAAAATCGCGTGTTGTTTTTAGGTGATGATTTGACGTTTTCTGCATCGGCTTCTGAGCTTTCTGGGTGTAAAGGGAATTGTATCTTTTtcaatgatgatttcttttattCAAGGGGGGAAGGAGATGATGGGTCATTGTTTGGTCGTGATATAGGTGTGTTTGAATTGGAGAGTGGTTGTATAGGACCTTTAAGAAATTTTCCTGATTATTCCAAGATGTTCTGGCCACCTCCTGATTGGGTTGCTTCAACGTCATTGGAA GTGCAGAATCAAAATCAACTGGAAGAGCTGTCTATAGCGAAGTGA
- the LOC133698982 gene encoding F-box/LRR-repeat protein 10-like isoform X2: MASPEEEEEEQEEEESLDQLPGTVLATIISKLDVASICSVASTCKTFNACASHILTFIPSFHLLELILMFDVPLFLRHKFAQVWALASEKLTSLEIGCVSSVMVTELLSPSLGHHRSPNHVRPPILPGIQRLCLSVDYITDTMVSTISNVLLSLTHLDLRDAPLIEPTSAYDLTNSGLQQINQHGKLKHLSLVRSQEFLITYFRRVNDLGMLLMADKCANMESICLGGFCRVTDTGFKTILHSCSSLYKLRVSYGTHLTDLVFHDISATALSLTHVSLRWCNLLTNHAIKNLVSNTHLKILDLRDCKHLGDGALRSISTLPELKILLLDGSDISDFGLSYLRGVINSLVSLSVRGCKRLTDKCISALFEGSSKLELQQLDLSNLPNLSDNGVLTLAKCRVPISELRMRQCPLIGDASVMALASMQVDEDRWHGCRLRLLDLYNCGGITQLLFWWLKKPYFPRLRWLGVTGSVSRDIVDALARNRPFLHVAWHAEELGSNQWDNSHGLYMHDYDEVDELEQLLEEGEYIDEEMMDVDNDAELL, encoded by the exons ATGGCTAGCCctgaagaagaggaggaggagcaggaggaggaggagagctTGGATCAGCTACCAGGAACAGTGCTTGCAACCATAATTTCAAAACTCGACGTGGCATCAATCTGCTCCGTTGCTTCCACCTGCAAGACCTTCAACGCTTGTGCTTCTCATATCCTCACTTTCATCCCCAGTTTTCACCTCCTT GAACTGATTTTGATGTTTGATGTCCCATTATTTCTTCGTCATAAGTTTGCTCAAGTATGGGCTTTGGCTTCAGAAAAACTCACTTCTCTTGAGATTGGGTGTGTTTCTTCAGTGATGGTAACTGAACTGCTTAGCCCAAGTTTGGGACATCATCGATCACCAAATCATGTTCGACCACCCATTCTGCCTGGCATTCAGAGATTGTGCCTTTCTGTAGACTATATTACTGACACCATGGTTAGCACAATATCGAATGTTCTCTTGTCCTTGACACATTTGGACCTTCGAGATGCCCCTCTCATAGAACCAACAAGTGCATATGATCTCACCAACTCTGGTCTTCAGCAGATTAATCAGCATGGAAAATTGAAACATCTCTCATTGGTTCGAAGCCAAGAATTCCTCATCACATATTTTAGACGTGTTAATGATCTGGGAATGCTGTTAATGGCTGACAAGTGTGCAAACATGGAAAGTATTTGTCTTGGAGGCTTTTGTCGAGTTACAGATACCGGATTCAAAACAATCTTGCATTCATGCTCTAGTCTCTACAAGCTCAGGGTGTCTTATGGAACCCATTTAACTGATCTGGTCTTTCATGACATTTCTGCGACAGCTCTGTCTTTAACTCATGTGAGCTTGAGATGGTGCAACCTTTTAACCAACCATGCAATAAAGAATTTGGTATCAAACACGCACCTTAAAATTCTTGACTTGAGAGACTGCAAACACCTTGGGGATGGAGCCCTAAGATCTATCAGCACTCTTCCGGAGTTGAAGATTTTACTACTGGATGGCTCCGATATAAGTGATTTTGGATTGTCATACTTAAGAGGAGTTATAAATTCGTTAGTTTCTCTGTCTGTGAGAGGGTGTAAGAGACTTACAGATAAATGCATCTCTGCCTTATTTGAAGGCTCTTCTAAACTAGAGTTACAACAATTGGACCTATCAAATCTTCCTAATCTCTCGGATAATGGAGTTCTGACACTCGCAAAATGTAGGGTTCCAATTTCCGAACTTAGAATGCGACAGTGTCCACTCATCGGTGATGCATCAGTCATGGCATTAGCATCAATGCAGGTTGATGAGGACAGATGGCATGGTTGTAGACTGCGGTTGTTGGATCTATACAACTGTGGCGGTATAACACAACTTTTGTTCTGGTGGTTAAAGAAACCCTATTTTCCAAGGTTGAGATGGTTGGGAGTGACAGGAAGTGTAAGTCGGGATATTGTAGATGCTTTAGCTAGGAATAGACCATTCCTGCATGTGGCATGGCATGCCGAGGAGCTGGGGTCCAACCAGTGGGATAACTCACATGGTTTATACATGCATGACTACGATGAGGTGGATGAACTTGAACAACTTCTCGAAGAAGGTGAATATATTGATGAGGAGATGATGGATGTTGATAACGATGCAGAACTCCTGTAG